The proteins below come from a single Methyloprofundus sedimenti genomic window:
- a CDS encoding cytochrome c-type biogenesis protein, with translation MLKIKIIFGLLILLSSFMLSAAIDVYQFDDPEKEKRFQHLTFELRCPKCQNQNIADSNAEISQDLRTKIFQMLNAGKSDDEIVDYMVERYGDFVLYEPRVKPQTYLLWFGPGLFLLLGLLVVVLIIRSRNKAYKEANDHAPSLSNSEAKTLDALLKTKQGKK, from the coding sequence GTGTTGAAAATTAAAATAATATTCGGTTTATTGATACTGCTAAGCAGTTTTATGTTATCAGCTGCGATCGATGTATATCAATTCGATGACCCAGAAAAGGAAAAGCGTTTTCAGCATCTGACTTTTGAATTGCGCTGTCCTAAATGTCAAAACCAAAATATTGCTGACTCAAATGCAGAAATTTCTCAGGATTTGCGTACTAAAATTTTCCAGATGTTGAATGCGGGTAAAAGCGATGATGAAATTGTTGACTATATGGTCGAGCGTTATGGTGACTTTGTACTCTATGAACCACGAGTAAAACCACAAACCTATCTGCTTTGGTTTGGACCAGGCCTGTTTTTATTATTAGGTCTGCTGGTTGTCGTTTTGATTATTCGTAGCCGCAACAAAGCTTATAAAGAAGCTAATGATCATGCGCCATCACTATCTAATAGCGAAGCCAAAACTCTGGATGCTTTGCTTAAAACAAAACAAGGAAAAAAATAA
- the ccmD gene encoding heme exporter protein CcmD: MGNFTSFADFLQMGKHGLYVWLSYGIALVIFIYNIVSAYWLKRQFFINAKRRLRREQGRV, encoded by the coding sequence ATGGGAAATTTCACATCATTTGCTGATTTTTTACAAATGGGTAAACATGGGCTTTATGTGTGGCTAAGTTACGGCATCGCCTTGGTCATATTTATTTATAATATCGTCTCAGCTTACTGGCTGAAAAGGCAGTTTTTTATTAATGCAAAACGTCGTCTAAGACGTGAACAGGGAAGAGTATGA
- the ccmE gene encoding cytochrome c maturation protein CcmE: MTPKRKKRLSIILGLVFGTALIVGLVMYSLSENINLFYSTSQIAEGEAPVGARIRAGGMVVDGSVKRSTDSLKVQFAITDFEHQVVVEFTGILPDLFREGQGIIAQGKMDANGIFQADEVLAKHDENYMPPEIAESMKKKQEVAK; this comes from the coding sequence ATGACCCCAAAAAGAAAAAAAAGATTAAGCATTATTTTAGGCTTGGTTTTCGGCACAGCCTTGATAGTAGGCCTGGTGATGTATTCTCTGAGTGAGAATATTAATTTATTTTATTCAACTAGCCAGATTGCTGAAGGTGAAGCTCCAGTAGGCGCTAGAATTCGTGCAGGCGGAATGGTCGTTGATGGCAGTGTTAAAAGGTCAACAGATTCATTAAAAGTACAGTTTGCAATAACCGATTTTGAGCATCAGGTGGTGGTCGAATTCACTGGCATTTTGCCGGATTTATTTCGTGAAGGGCAGGGTATTATTGCGCAGGGAAAAATGGATGCGAATGGCATTTTCCAGGCAGATGAAGTCTTAGCGAAACACGATGAGAACTATATGCCGCCAGAAATTGCAGAGTCGATGAAGAAAAAGCAGGAGGTTGCCAAATGA
- a CDS encoding DsbE family thiol:disulfide interchange protein, whose protein sequence is MPRLLLFIPLLLFFVLAAFLWKGLSIDPRELPSALINKPFPEFSLPALQQPERILTKKDFIGRPVLVNVWATWCPSCRQEHEQLLVIAQAEELPVIGLNYKDERDLALQWLQQLGNPYQFNIYDEEGMLGLDLGVYGAPETYLLDAQGIIRHRHVGVLTAQDWLELKLIIKGWGGVEN, encoded by the coding sequence ATGCCTAGACTGCTATTATTTATTCCTTTATTGTTATTTTTTGTACTGGCCGCTTTTTTATGGAAAGGTTTAAGCATAGACCCCAGAGAATTGCCTTCAGCATTGATAAATAAACCCTTTCCGGAATTTAGCTTGCCTGCCTTGCAGCAGCCAGAGCGTATTTTAACTAAAAAAGACTTTATTGGTCGGCCAGTGTTAGTCAATGTCTGGGCAACCTGGTGTCCCTCCTGCCGGCAAGAACATGAGCAATTGCTGGTAATTGCGCAGGCAGAGGAGCTTCCTGTTATAGGTTTGAATTATAAAGATGAGCGTGACCTGGCTTTGCAATGGTTACAGCAACTGGGTAATCCATATCAGTTCAATATTTATGATGAAGAAGGCATGCTGGGTCTGGACTTGGGGGTTTATGGCGCACCAGAAACCTATTTACTGGATGCCCAGGGTATTATTCGTCATCGCCATGTGGGTGTGTTGACAGCGCAAGACTGGCTGGAATTAAAACTGATAATCAAAGGATGGGGCGGTGTTGAAAATTAA
- the ccmB gene encoding heme exporter protein CcmB, producing the protein MSFFFAALKRDLLLVFRHRNDIINPLAFFLMVAVLFPLGVSPDPAFLSEVASGVIWVAALLACLLSVDGIFRSDYEDGSLEQMLVSPEPLLVIVMAKVLSHWLVSGFCLAIISPLVAMMFFLPEQGYPALILSLLLGTPTLSLMGAIGAGLTVALRRGGVLISLLVLPLYIPVLIFGAGTVQAGSMGLPIQGYLALLGAILVFSLMLAPFAIAAALKISVRS; encoded by the coding sequence GTGAGTTTTTTCTTTGCCGCGTTAAAGCGTGATTTATTGCTGGTTTTTCGCCATCGTAACGATATTATTAACCCTCTGGCTTTCTTTCTGATGGTCGCAGTGCTGTTTCCTTTAGGCGTGAGTCCTGACCCTGCTTTTTTATCTGAAGTTGCATCAGGGGTCATATGGGTCGCTGCTCTTTTAGCCTGTTTATTATCAGTTGATGGTATTTTTCGTTCTGATTACGAGGATGGCTCTTTAGAACAAATGCTGGTCAGTCCAGAGCCCTTGCTGGTTATAGTTATGGCAAAAGTACTGAGTCACTGGCTGGTCAGCGGTTTTTGTCTGGCGATAATTTCACCTTTAGTTGCGATGATGTTTTTTCTTCCTGAGCAAGGCTATCCCGCTCTAATTTTGAGTTTATTATTAGGGACGCCGACTTTAAGCTTAATGGGCGCAATAGGTGCTGGTCTTACGGTTGCTTTACGTAGAGGCGGTGTTTTAATCTCTTTACTCGTATTGCCTTTGTATATTCCAGTGTTAATCTTTGGCGCAGGTACAGTGCAGGCAGGTTCGATGGGTTTGCCTATTCAGGGGTATCTGGCCTTATTAGGCGCTATTTTAGTATTTAGTTTAATGCTGGCACCCTTTGCGATAGCCGCAGCGTTAAAGATTAGTGTACGAAGTTAG
- a CDS encoding heme lyase CcmF/NrfE family subunit, which translates to MIPEIGEFALIIALFLSVVLALIPMYGASTGNEMWMTFGKPLVMGQFIFVVISFTCLGYAFSQDDFSVVYVAQHSNSQMPMQFKLSAIWGGHEGSLLLWALILSGWTFAVSRFSKALPLDMLARVLSVMGIIATGFISFLLITSSPFARYLPRFPADGADLNPLLQDFGLIVHPPMLYMGYVGFSVAFAFAIAALLSGRMDAAWARWARPWTNIAWAFLGMGITLGSWWAYYELGWGGWWFWDPVENASLMPWLVGTALVHSLAATEKRGVFKSWTLLLAIFAFSLSLLGTFLVRSGVLTSVHAFASDPERGFFILMLLALTMGGSLTLYALKAPNVKSESSFSWLSREVFLLINNVFLTVMAVTVLLGTLYPLLIDALGIGKISVGPPYFNAVFVPIMCTMSVAMGLSVAVRWRETTVKAVIDKLWLPAAISILCGLIFPLTYGSGFDVRVFLGISVSLWVMSTVLTEFIGKFRNAQSITNRLKQLPLSYYGMMVAHIGVAVTAIGITLVSTYSEERDMRMLKGDSVELAGYLFTFQGTHVVKGPNYMADQATIVVTEDGNAVVTLNPEKRRYNVKNAMMTEADIDPSLFRDLYVALGEPLGKGAWAVRMHYKPYVRWLWLGGILMALGGLLTVADKRYRQRSAKLEAAHA; encoded by the coding sequence ATGATCCCTGAAATAGGAGAGTTTGCTCTGATTATAGCTTTATTTTTATCAGTCGTTTTAGCCTTGATACCTATGTATGGAGCCTCGACAGGTAATGAAATGTGGATGACTTTTGGCAAGCCATTGGTGATGGGGCAGTTCATTTTTGTTGTTATCAGCTTTACTTGTTTAGGCTATGCATTTTCGCAGGATGACTTCTCCGTTGTATATGTGGCACAACATTCCAACAGTCAAATGCCGATGCAATTCAAATTGAGTGCGATTTGGGGCGGACACGAAGGCTCTTTGCTGTTATGGGCACTTATTTTAAGTGGCTGGACTTTTGCTGTCAGTCGTTTTAGTAAAGCATTACCGCTGGATATGCTGGCTCGTGTTTTATCTGTGATGGGTATCATAGCAACCGGTTTTATTTCGTTTTTATTAATTACATCCAGCCCCTTTGCTCGTTATTTGCCCCGCTTTCCTGCAGATGGTGCAGATTTGAACCCTTTATTACAAGACTTTGGTTTAATTGTTCATCCGCCCATGCTGTATATGGGATATGTCGGATTTTCGGTTGCTTTTGCCTTCGCTATCGCTGCCTTATTATCTGGCAGAATGGATGCCGCATGGGCACGGTGGGCAAGACCCTGGACTAATATTGCCTGGGCATTTCTGGGCATGGGAATCACTTTAGGTAGCTGGTGGGCTTATTATGAATTAGGCTGGGGCGGCTGGTGGTTCTGGGATCCTGTTGAAAATGCATCATTAATGCCTTGGCTGGTTGGTACAGCGTTAGTGCATTCTTTGGCAGCCACTGAAAAGCGTGGCGTGTTTAAAAGTTGGACTTTATTATTAGCTATTTTTGCCTTTTCGTTAAGTTTATTAGGCACCTTCCTGGTCCGCTCAGGAGTTTTAACCTCCGTGCATGCTTTTGCCAGCGACCCGGAGCGTGGCTTCTTTATCTTAATGTTATTAGCCTTGACGATGGGAGGCTCACTAACCTTATACGCACTTAAAGCGCCTAATGTAAAAAGTGAATCAAGTTTTTCCTGGCTGTCCAGAGAAGTTTTTTTACTGATTAACAATGTTTTTCTGACTGTGATGGCGGTGACGGTACTATTAGGCACCTTATATCCTTTATTGATTGATGCATTGGGAATAGGGAAAATCTCAGTAGGCCCACCTTATTTTAATGCTGTATTTGTACCTATTATGTGTACTATGTCAGTTGCTATGGGGTTGTCTGTTGCTGTTAGATGGCGAGAAACTACAGTTAAAGCTGTAATTGATAAGCTTTGGTTGCCTGCAGCAATAAGTATCTTGTGTGGTCTTATCTTTCCACTGACCTATGGTAGTGGTTTTGACGTCCGGGTTTTTCTAGGTATTAGTGTCAGCCTTTGGGTTATGAGTACTGTGCTCACCGAATTTATAGGGAAATTTCGTAATGCGCAGTCGATTACGAATAGGCTAAAACAACTTCCGCTCAGCTATTATGGAATGATGGTCGCTCATATTGGCGTTGCCGTAACGGCAATAGGCATCACGCTGGTGTCAACCTATAGTGAAGAGCGTGATATGCGTATGCTAAAAGGCGATAGTGTTGAACTTGCAGGCTATCTGTTTACTTTTCAGGGAACGCATGTAGTAAAAGGCCCTAATTATATGGCAGACCAGGCAACTATTGTGGTTACGGAAGACGGTAATGCTGTTGTGACCTTAAATCCAGAGAAACGTCGTTATAATGTTAAAAATGCCATGATGACGGAAGCGGATATTGATCCAAGCTTGTTCCGGGATTTATATGTTGCATTAGGGGAGCCACTGGGAAAGGGTGCCTGGGCAGTTAGAATGCATTATAAACCTTATGTACGCTGGTTATGGCTGGGTGGAATCTTAATGGCTTTAGGGGGATTACTAACTGTTGCAGACAAACGTTATCGTCAACGCAGTGCCAAACTGGAGGCTGCACATGCCTAG
- a CDS encoding class I SAM-dependent methyltransferase, with translation MPSTTGMKGGGYYDAHSKEQRSALEAFLPWIEEAIADLPILSDSQESLGILDIGSSEGGNAIYAMNRLISGLRCISSLPIGVFFNDLPTNDFNHLFKNLYPDGEAALSGTNIFPSAIGGTAYGRIVPPQSLHIATTFNTIGWLEKKPDARLPNYILPMGPGPLAPRESISVSETERAPFRIQAADDLHRFYTARADELVNGGKLLVQVFGRDERFSTSDGLYDVLSDSVLNCVEEGTLPLEVYEKLVFPIYFRNLEELLAPIATDAQLAKSFRIDKAETCEVSVPFNVALSDNGDIAAWSRSYTGFLRAFTEAILASALPGDLPLGDTLDKIYHQVEHRLAADPARYEFHYISIAALLTRV, from the coding sequence ATGCCAAGTACAACTGGTATGAAGGGCGGGGGATATTATGACGCCCATTCAAAAGAGCAGCGCTCTGCATTGGAAGCATTTCTTCCCTGGATAGAAGAAGCCATTGCAGACTTGCCGATATTATCTGACAGCCAGGAATCTTTGGGCATTTTGGATATCGGATCTTCTGAAGGAGGCAATGCTATTTACGCTATGAATCGTCTGATCAGTGGACTACGTTGCATATCCAGCCTACCTATAGGGGTGTTTTTTAACGATCTTCCAACTAACGATTTCAATCATCTATTTAAGAATCTTTACCCTGATGGAGAAGCAGCTCTATCAGGCACGAATATCTTTCCCAGTGCAATTGGCGGTACAGCATACGGCCGTATTGTTCCTCCTCAAAGCTTGCATATTGCCACCACTTTCAACACAATCGGCTGGCTTGAGAAAAAACCGGATGCCAGACTTCCAAATTATATTCTCCCTATGGGGCCTGGACCATTAGCTCCGCGTGAAAGCATCTCGGTCTCGGAGACCGAACGAGCACCTTTTCGGATTCAAGCCGCAGATGATCTGCATCGTTTCTATACAGCACGAGCCGACGAGCTTGTTAATGGCGGTAAACTCCTGGTTCAGGTGTTCGGAAGGGATGAAAGATTCTCGACCAGTGATGGTCTTTATGATGTGCTGAGCGATTCGGTGCTTAACTGCGTCGAAGAAGGGACGCTCCCGCTCGAAGTCTATGAAAAACTCGTCTTCCCGATCTATTTCAGAAACCTGGAGGAGCTACTCGCACCTATTGCAACAGATGCACAGTTGGCCAAGTCTTTTCGTATTGACAAAGCCGAGACCTGCGAGGTTTCCGTCCCCTTTAACGTGGCGCTCTCGGATAACGGAGATATAGCTGCATGGTCTCGTAGCTACACAGGATTCTTGCGTGCCTTTACGGAGGCGATTCTTGCCTCAGCATTACCAGGCGATCTTCCTCTGGGTGATACGCTGGACAAGATCTATCATCAAGTGGAACATCGGCTCGCCGCCGATCCTGCCCGCTATGAATTTCACTACATTTCCATTGCTGCATTACTCACTCGTGTCTGA
- a CDS encoding heme ABC transporter permease gives MKIKMPRWFYQLASPKWFYDFTGALLPWFSAAAILLLIVGLVWGLVFAPSDYQQGNSFRIIYIHVPSSILAQSCYMLMAVAGAIGLIWKMKIAHVVAGACAPIGASIAVMSLATGAIWGKPTWGAWWVWDARLTAMLVLLFLYIGVIALNSAFTNIASADKATAVLSLVGLVNIPIIKYSVEWWNTLHQPATFTVTEKPAMPPEMWMPLLVMVLGFYCFFAVVLMSRARIDVLQREKRSDWVKKVIENY, from the coding sequence ATGAAAATAAAAATGCCCAGGTGGTTTTATCAATTAGCATCACCTAAATGGTTTTATGATTTTACGGGGGCTTTATTGCCCTGGTTTAGTGCGGCAGCAATACTATTATTAATAGTTGGTTTGGTTTGGGGGCTGGTTTTCGCGCCGTCAGATTATCAGCAGGGTAATAGTTTTCGTATTATATACATACATGTCCCCTCATCAATTTTAGCGCAATCCTGTTATATGTTGATGGCTGTGGCAGGCGCAATCGGCTTAATCTGGAAGATGAAAATTGCGCATGTGGTTGCCGGAGCCTGTGCTCCTATCGGCGCATCTATCGCAGTTATGTCTCTTGCAACAGGTGCCATCTGGGGTAAACCTACCTGGGGTGCCTGGTGGGTTTGGGATGCACGTTTAACAGCGATGCTGGTTTTGTTATTTCTGTATATCGGGGTGATTGCCTTAAATTCAGCTTTTACAAATATAGCCAGCGCTGATAAAGCGACGGCTGTTTTATCTTTAGTCGGCCTGGTCAATATTCCGATTATCAAGTACTCGGTTGAATGGTGGAATACCTTGCATCAGCCTGCAACTTTTACCGTGACAGAAAAACCTGCAATGCCTCCGGAAATGTGGATGCCATTACTGGTTATGGTGCTGGGCTTTTATTGCTTTTTTGCTGTGGTCTTGATGAGTCGCGCACGTATAGACGTTTTACAGCGTGAAAAACGCAGTGACTGGGTAAAAAAAGTAATTGAAAATTATTGA
- a CDS encoding 4Fe-4S binding protein, whose product MQVINDIKAIPKVQKYRYFLIILASASMLGPLAFLPQLVGSDDLCGSLCMRRFYLYFPGMSWEDFFVHVNAAAIGVMAFSLIMLTTLFFGRMWCGYLCPVGGLAELSSRMLNDRWKIEFRSLPQVQIRYGYFGFFLVAMPALGISACSLCNFITIPRLIEAMSGEYRGMVFLVSSVGMVNLGLLLLLGVFASKGRAYCQFMCPIGAADGLVNRIGANFPFARRIRVAKERCTGCNICARNCMCGAIKMVDKIATVDQVSCMSCHECVDVCDWNALAWTTPPSHKVNEPKRIKKNTEIFPLPNWQAIHFDVNKGGDTKAGPAVSWVSVVNAMILLTVISIVIVGSFL is encoded by the coding sequence ATGCAAGTCATAAACGATATAAAAGCAATCCCTAAAGTTCAGAAGTACCGATATTTTCTGATAATTCTAGCGAGTGCGAGTATGCTCGGCCCCCTGGCTTTTTTGCCACAGTTAGTCGGTAGCGATGATTTGTGCGGGTCTTTATGCATGCGCCGCTTTTATTTATATTTTCCAGGCATGAGCTGGGAGGATTTTTTCGTGCATGTGAATGCAGCTGCTATCGGGGTGATGGCATTTAGCCTGATTATGCTGACGACTTTATTTTTTGGACGGATGTGGTGTGGTTATCTATGCCCAGTGGGTGGTTTGGCTGAATTAAGCTCACGGATGCTGAATGATCGCTGGAAAATAGAATTTCGTTCCTTACCTCAGGTACAAATTCGTTACGGTTATTTTGGTTTTTTTCTTGTAGCTATGCCGGCTTTAGGTATCAGTGCCTGTAGTTTATGTAATTTCATCACCATCCCTCGATTAATAGAAGCCATGAGTGGTGAGTATCGAGGCATGGTTTTTCTGGTTTCGAGTGTTGGTATGGTGAATCTGGGTTTATTGCTACTACTGGGTGTCTTTGCCAGTAAAGGCAGAGCGTACTGTCAGTTTATGTGTCCTATTGGAGCAGCAGATGGACTTGTGAATCGCATTGGTGCCAATTTTCCGTTTGCACGTCGTATTCGAGTGGCGAAAGAGCGTTGTACCGGCTGTAATATTTGTGCTCGTAATTGTATGTGTGGAGCTATTAAGATGGTCGATAAAATTGCCACTGTAGATCAAGTCTCATGCATGTCTTGTCATGAATGTGTTGATGTCTGTGACTGGAACGCTCTGGCATGGACAACACCTCCTAGTCATAAAGTGAATGAACCCAAACGGATTAAAAAGAATACTGAAATTTTCCCATTACCTAATTGGCAGGCCATACATTTTGATGTTAATAAAGGAGGGGATACAAAAGCTGGGCCCGCGGTCAGTTGGGTCAGTGTGGTCAATGCGATGATTTTACTAACCGTCATATCAATTGTGATTGTTGGTTCCTTTTTATAA
- a CDS encoding mannose-1-phosphate guanylyltransferase/mannose-6-phosphate isomerase, whose protein sequence is MIPVILSGGSGTRLWPLSRGEHPKQFLPLVSDKTMVQETVLRLQGLDHLQAPIAVCNEAHRFMMAEQLREIDAQPDVIILEPVGKNTAPAVALAALAAKNYDDILLVLPADHVIENIPAFQQAVVKAEQLAEQGYLVTFGIIPTAAETGYGYIKRSAENIADAFKVAEFVEKPDAVVAETYLNSGEYYWNSGMFAFKAGRYLEELEKFSPEMLAACRLSFADAKIDVDFVRLNKDIFIQCPSDSIDYAVMEKTDKAVVIPLDADWSDVGSWSALWEVRKKDSFGNALTGDVIAIDTENSFIHAGNKLVAAIGIRDMIIIETDDAVMIAPKDRVQEVKQIVEVLKKSQRIEADLHRKVYRPWGHYDSVDSGERHKTKRIVVKPGAKLSVQKHHHRAEHWVVVKGTALVSKGDEILLLSENESTYIPLGVIHSLENPGVIPLEMIEVQSGSYLGEDDIVRFEDKYGRV, encoded by the coding sequence ATGATACCTGTAATACTCTCTGGTGGTTCAGGAACCCGTTTATGGCCTTTATCTCGAGGCGAACACCCCAAGCAATTTTTGCCTCTGGTCTCAGATAAAACTATGGTACAAGAGACGGTACTCCGTTTACAGGGGCTGGATCATTTACAAGCCCCTATTGCTGTTTGTAATGAAGCCCATCGGTTTATGATGGCCGAGCAATTAAGGGAAATTGATGCTCAACCAGACGTTATAATTTTGGAACCTGTAGGTAAAAATACTGCACCGGCAGTAGCATTGGCGGCTTTAGCGGCAAAAAATTATGATGATATCCTGCTGGTATTGCCAGCTGATCATGTTATCGAAAATATTCCTGCTTTTCAGCAAGCAGTGGTTAAAGCAGAGCAATTGGCAGAACAAGGCTATCTGGTAACTTTTGGCATTATTCCAACAGCTGCTGAAACAGGTTACGGCTATATTAAACGATCTGCTGAAAATATTGCCGATGCTTTCAAGGTGGCTGAATTTGTTGAAAAGCCAGATGCAGTGGTCGCCGAAACTTATCTAAACAGTGGAGAATATTACTGGAATAGCGGCATGTTTGCATTTAAAGCAGGACGATACCTGGAAGAGCTGGAAAAATTTTCGCCGGAAATGTTGGCTGCCTGTCGCTTGTCTTTTGCGGATGCTAAGATTGATGTGGATTTTGTGCGTTTAAATAAGGATATTTTTATCCAGTGCCCATCAGACTCGATAGATTATGCTGTTATGGAAAAAACAGATAAAGCAGTGGTGATACCTCTAGATGCTGACTGGAGCGATGTGGGGTCCTGGTCGGCATTGTGGGAAGTACGAAAAAAGGATTCCTTTGGTAATGCTTTAACAGGCGATGTTATCGCAATAGATACTGAGAACTCTTTTATACACGCGGGAAATAAACTGGTTGCCGCAATTGGCATTCGGGATATGATCATTATTGAAACGGATGATGCCGTGATGATTGCCCCTAAAGATAGAGTACAGGAAGTTAAACAAATTGTTGAGGTCTTAAAAAAAAGTCAACGCATTGAAGCTGATTTACATCGTAAAGTTTATCGTCCCTGGGGGCATTATGATTCAGTGGATAGTGGCGAGCGGCATAAAACCAAGCGTATAGTGGTCAAACCAGGCGCTAAATTATCAGTACAAAAGCATCACCATCGCGCAGAACACTGGGTTGTGGTGAAAGGAACAGCCTTAGTTAGCAAGGGTGATGAAATATTACTACTTTCTGAAAATGAATCTACTTATATTCCTCTTGGTGTAATACATAGCCTGGAAAATCCTGGTGTGATTCCCCTGGAAATGATTGAAGTACAATCGGGCAGTTATTTGGGCGAAGACGACATTGTTCGTTTTGAGGATAAGTATGGTAGAGTATAA
- the ccmA gene encoding cytochrome c biogenesis heme-transporting ATPase CcmA, protein MLEVKNLFCERDERVLFANFSFQINAAEVVQIIGQNGSGKTTLLRILCGLSDAYTGEIYWHGVALDDEREQYFQAMLYVGHLAGVKGSLTAEENLRWMMQLDKSLNKCTIAEALKQVGLCGFEDVPCHSLSAGQQRRVGLARLYLSSAPLWILDEPFTALDKQGVKEKEALIANHIQEGGAVILTTHHDLMIPGQIIRPINLDEVAVA, encoded by the coding sequence ATGCTAGAAGTGAAAAATTTGTTTTGCGAACGAGACGAACGAGTATTATTTGCAAATTTCTCATTTCAGATCAATGCTGCTGAGGTGGTACAGATTATAGGTCAAAATGGCAGTGGAAAAACGACATTATTACGTATTTTATGTGGTTTATCAGATGCCTATACCGGGGAAATATATTGGCATGGAGTTGCTCTTGATGACGAGCGTGAACAGTATTTTCAAGCGATGCTATATGTTGGCCATCTGGCAGGAGTTAAAGGCTCTTTAACGGCTGAAGAAAATCTACGCTGGATGATGCAACTGGACAAGAGCTTAAATAAATGTACTATTGCAGAAGCTTTAAAACAGGTTGGGCTGTGTGGTTTTGAAGATGTTCCCTGTCATAGTTTGTCCGCAGGACAGCAGAGGCGAGTTGGCCTGGCACGTTTATATCTAAGTAGTGCGCCCCTATGGATTTTAGATGAACCGTTTACTGCCCTGGATAAACAAGGTGTCAAGGAAAAGGAAGCGTTGATTGCCAATCATATTCAAGAGGGGGGAGCCGTTATTTTAACGACTCATCATGATCTAATGATTCCGGGACAAATAATACGTCCGATTAATCTGGACGAGGTTGCAGTGGCGTGA
- the ccmI gene encoding c-type cytochrome biogenesis protein CcmI, with product MMTLWIVIAAMLLLAVILLLWPLAIYKGTQNNEQGISQKQKNISIFKERLAELENEQTQGNLDASTFQQLKTELEKTLLGDVQFVEQPIVKTANIAGIQHWLVMAVIASVFILGSLATYNSLGASDKFQQYLALADSPEEHQQTTTDFSVALIALKAKLAENPEDIEKWFLLANTYAAMGDFQQAGDVYKQIAGLLGENNPGYAAAKAAYAQMMYQVAGERMIPVVQVAIDEALRVDPEEPTALILKGLDAYQQQSYAKAISSWEKAKIKAGNALVSNFIDPAIAEARKQSGEPAPVQQAKPAQEAVIASASIKINLDISPALRAKVSGQDRVFVFAKAGMPMPLAAERLQVQDLPITIILDDTKAAMPTAKISSAEFVDITARVAISGSPRATKGDFYVTAKQVAVHKGEELTLVIDKIVE from the coding sequence ATGATGACACTATGGATAGTTATTGCAGCCATGTTATTGCTGGCAGTAATTCTATTATTGTGGCCCTTAGCTATTTATAAAGGGACGCAAAACAATGAGCAAGGTATTTCACAGAAACAGAAAAATATCAGCATATTTAAGGAGCGTCTGGCAGAACTGGAAAATGAACAAACACAAGGCAATCTTGATGCATCCACCTTTCAGCAATTAAAAACGGAACTGGAAAAAACATTATTAGGTGATGTACAGTTTGTAGAGCAGCCTATAGTTAAAACAGCTAATATCGCTGGTATCCAGCACTGGCTGGTCATGGCTGTTATTGCCAGTGTGTTTATTCTGGGTAGTCTGGCAACCTATAACAGCCTGGGGGCCAGTGATAAATTCCAACAATATTTAGCCTTAGCTGATAGTCCAGAAGAACATCAACAAACCACTACTGATTTTTCGGTTGCATTAATTGCTTTAAAAGCAAAATTAGCTGAAAACCCTGAAGATATTGAAAAATGGTTTCTGCTGGCAAATACCTATGCTGCAATGGGAGATTTTCAACAGGCGGGCGATGTATATAAGCAAATTGCGGGCTTGTTAGGAGAAAATAACCCGGGCTACGCAGCGGCAAAAGCAGCTTACGCGCAGATGATGTATCAAGTGGCGGGTGAGCGAATGATTCCAGTGGTGCAGGTAGCGATAGATGAAGCTTTAAGAGTTGATCCAGAAGAACCTACAGCACTAATTTTAAAGGGTCTGGATGCGTATCAGCAACAATCCTACGCAAAGGCAATTAGTTCGTGGGAAAAAGCTAAAATCAAAGCCGGGAATGCACTGGTCAGCAACTTTATTGACCCTGCTATTGCCGAAGCGCGTAAGCAGTCAGGTGAACCGGCTCCCGTACAGCAAGCAAAACCAGCACAAGAGGCTGTCATAGCATCGGCAAGTATTAAAATTAATCTGGATATAAGCCCTGCATTGCGTGCCAAAGTGAGTGGTCAGGATCGTGTGTTTGTTTTCGCTAAAGCGGGAATGCCTATGCCATTAGCGGCAGAAAGATTGCAAGTACAGGATTTGCCGATAACTATCATACTGGATGATACAAAAGCGGCGATGCCCACTGCAAAAATCTCCTCAGCTGAGTTTGTTGATATCACAGCTCGCGTTGCCATATCAGGCAGTCCGAGAGCCACTAAAGGGGATTTTTACGTCACAGCAAAGCAGGTTGCAGTGCATAAGGGTGAAGAGCTGACTCTGGTGATTGATAAAATAGTGGAATAA